In the Oncorhynchus gorbuscha isolate QuinsamMale2020 ecotype Even-year linkage group LG05, OgorEven_v1.0, whole genome shotgun sequence genome, one interval contains:
- the LOC124035983 gene encoding G kinase-anchoring protein 1-like yields the protein MASAMISVHTTASRFALLQVDSDSDSDLESGKTRGGRDSGKGRPGKATEGKSTASNGKKEKRKKKREQQQSEANELRSLAFKKLPQKSSAPPPSLSLQGVANELLHPAAGDQSMPPEGWQQWKQRDYQLTSELYEADLEKALIMSKLEFEEHKQDDDGTDTPSPKSRGGGGGGAAAGKKDKKKSQQGKDKKMTVSLKDFQAEGDQLSKKQEKEETKLPTPPEDKFFNKLEDDVSKIVQQEKRREQFSNNTDAEVTTSTEHEPDPRTEQLKDDLEKKDQEIEKLKKVISQWEVKYKEVKARNSQLLKMLQQGEMKDKAEILLQVEELLNIKEELSSQVTSLHASLEQEKSKVKGLQTDQPKHHQGNRKGKKCSESDL from the exons ATGGCATCAGCAATGATCTCCGTCCACACCACAGCTTCTCGCTTTGCCCTGCTTCAGGTTGACTCTGATTCGGACTCCGATTTGGAGTCAGGAAAGACCAGAGGTGGCCGGGACTCTGGAAAGGGTCGGCCTGGGAAGGCAACCGAGGGGAAATCTACCGCGAGCAACGgcaagaaggagaagaggaagaagaagcgAGAGCAGCAACAGAGCGAGGCCAATGAG TTAAGGAGTCTTGCCTTTAAGAAGCTCCCTCAGAAGTCCTCTGCCCCGCCCCCCTCCCTGTCGCTGCAGGGTGTGGCCAATGAGCTACTCCATCCCGCAGCAGGGGACCAATCCATGCCCCCGGAAGGCTGGCAGCAATGGAAACAGAGGGACTACCAG TTAACGAGTGAGCTGTATGAGGCAGACCTGGAGAAGGCACTGATTATGAGTAAACTGGAGTTTGAGGAGCACAAACAG GATGATGACGGAACAGATACTCCCTCTCCCAagtccagaggaggaggaggaggaggagcagcggCAGGGAAGAAAGACAAGAAGAAGAGCCAGCAGGGAAAAGACAAGAAGATGACAGTGTCTCTGAAGGACTTCCAGGCAGAGGGGG ATCAGCTTAGTaagaagcaggagaaagag GAGACCAAACTGCCCACACCTCCAGAAGACAAGTTCTTCAACAAGCTTGAGGATGACGTTAGCAAAATTGTACAGCAGGAAAAAAGACGGGAGCAGTTTTCTAACAACACTGACGCCGAGGTCACGACTTCAACAGAGCATGAACCG GACCCCCGAACTGAGCAGCTAAAGGACGACTTGGAGAAGAAAGACCAAGAAATCGAGAAGTTAAAGAAGGTCATTTCACAATGGGAG GTGAAGTACAAAGAAGTGAAAGCCAGAAACTCCCAGCTCCTGAAGATGTTGCAGCAGGGAGAGA tGAAAGATAAAGCAGAGATCCTATTGCAGGTGGAAGAGCTTCTAAATATCAAAGAGGAGCTGTcttcacag gtgacaTCACTACATGCCTCACTTGAACAGGAGAAGTCGAAAGTGAAAGGTTTGCAAACAGATCAGCCAAAACACCATCAG ggaaacaggaaggGGAAAAAGTGTTCAGAGTCTGATCTATGA